One Halosegnis longus DNA window includes the following coding sequences:
- a CDS encoding VOC family protein — translation MHTDTEPLPPATHLGRTALLVSDLTGMVEFYRDVVGLTVRSHTSTTAVLGVEGTPLLILEADPEAPSRPPAGAGLFHTAFRVPSRGALGDALARIQTHWELSGASDHGVSEALYLTDPEGNGVELYRDYPREDWPRTGDGRVRMGTYHLDLEPLEAAAAGQPGVPAETDIGHVHLEVTSLETFSDFYVDTVGFEPQTELQAARFVGAGGYHHHIGANTWNNRTEPIRGTGLSWFEVVLPDTETLVKLRERLTAGQYPLTETETGFAVTGPDEIQMRLRSTEE, via the coding sequence ATGCACACAGATACAGAGCCGCTTCCCCCAGCGACCCACCTTGGACGAACGGCCCTTCTCGTATCGGATCTCACGGGGATGGTCGAGTTCTACCGGGACGTGGTCGGACTCACCGTCCGCAGCCACACCAGTACGACAGCAGTACTGGGCGTCGAAGGGACGCCACTACTTATCCTGGAGGCCGACCCCGAGGCTCCATCCAGACCGCCGGCCGGAGCAGGTCTCTTCCACACCGCCTTTCGGGTGCCGTCGCGGGGGGCGCTTGGAGACGCGCTAGCACGCATTCAGACACACTGGGAGCTCAGTGGTGCCTCCGATCACGGCGTCAGCGAAGCGCTGTATTTGACCGACCCGGAAGGGAACGGGGTTGAACTCTACCGAGATTACCCCCGTGAAGACTGGCCTCGGACCGGTGATGGACGAGTTCGAATGGGGACGTATCACCTCGATCTCGAGCCGCTGGAAGCGGCAGCCGCCGGACAGCCAGGGGTGCCGGCTGAAACTGATATCGGCCACGTCCACCTGGAAGTAACGTCACTAGAGACGTTCAGCGACTTCTACGTAGATACGGTCGGATTTGAGCCGCAGACAGAGCTGCAGGCTGCACGCTTCGTCGGTGCAGGCGGCTATCACCATCATATCGGGGCAAATACGTGGAACAACCGAACCGAACCAATCAGGGGTACCGGGTTGTCCTGGTTCGAAGTGGTGCTTCCCGACACAGAGACACTGGTGAAGCTTCGGGAGCGACTCACGGCGGGTCAGTATCCACTGACCGAAACAGAGACCGGCTTCGCGGTCACGGGCCCGGACGAAATCCAGATGCGCTTGCGCAGTACAGAAGAGTGA